A single genomic interval of Gemmatimonadota bacterium harbors:
- a CDS encoding bifunctional folylpolyglutamate synthase/dihydrofolate synthase codes for MNYKEALDYLYGFVDFEQRPGAAPVRMDLSGISALTKALGQPEGQWNSVHVAGTKGKGSTAAMIAAIVRECGYRVGLYTSPHLVSLRERIQIDGEPISEPDFAELTERARPAIEGTGPRWKDMGSFFDVLTALAFVYFRERRVDLAVVECGLGGRLDSTNVIRPQVCAITPIGLDHTDRLGETIAEIAREKAGIVKEGVCTVSAAQLPEASEAIQEACRRHGSALVQVGVDVRYALKEAAIGRQVIDIEAAGRTYEDLALPLSGSYQAANAAMAVGVAQALSEGGMEITDRGVRRGLASVRLPGRMQVLQDRPWVVLDGAHNVLAAESLTDSLRGLFPARRVIVVLSAHRDKNVDDLCAVIARYADEIIVPERRVLRKRQADPGDVAAACMRAGTQARTAPSVAAALSESMGRAGPDDLVLVTGCFALAGEALEVLNELEPEETASR; via the coding sequence ATGAACTATAAAGAGGCGCTGGACTATCTGTACGGATTCGTGGACTTCGAACAGCGGCCGGGCGCCGCCCCTGTTCGCATGGACCTGTCGGGCATAAGCGCCCTGACGAAAGCCCTGGGCCAACCCGAAGGGCAGTGGAATTCGGTGCACGTGGCCGGCACCAAGGGGAAGGGATCCACCGCCGCCATGATCGCGGCGATCGTGCGCGAATGCGGTTACCGCGTGGGCCTGTACACCTCGCCCCACCTCGTCTCCCTGCGCGAACGCATACAGATCGACGGCGAGCCCATTTCCGAACCGGATTTCGCCGAACTCACGGAACGCGCTCGCCCGGCGATTGAAGGAACCGGGCCGCGGTGGAAGGACATGGGGTCTTTTTTTGATGTACTCACCGCCCTGGCCTTTGTGTATTTTAGGGAACGCCGGGTGGACCTGGCCGTGGTCGAATGCGGACTGGGCGGACGGTTGGATTCGACCAACGTGATCCGGCCGCAGGTCTGTGCGATTACGCCTATCGGCCTCGACCACACGGACCGGCTCGGCGAGACGATCGCGGAAATCGCCCGCGAGAAAGCCGGGATCGTGAAGGAGGGCGTCTGCACCGTTTCGGCCGCCCAGCTTCCGGAAGCATCCGAAGCGATTCAGGAAGCCTGCCGGCGCCATGGGAGTGCCCTGGTGCAGGTGGGCGTCGACGTGCGTTACGCGCTCAAGGAAGCGGCGATCGGCCGGCAGGTGATCGACATTGAGGCCGCGGGCCGGACGTATGAAGATCTCGCGCTGCCGCTCTCCGGGTCGTATCAGGCCGCCAACGCGGCCATGGCGGTGGGGGTGGCACAGGCGCTGTCTGAAGGGGGCATGGAGATCACGGACCGGGGCGTGCGCCGCGGCCTGGCCTCGGTGCGGCTGCCCGGACGCATGCAGGTCCTGCAGGACCGGCCCTGGGTGGTGCTGGACGGCGCCCACAACGTGCTGGCTGCCGAAAGCCTGACCGACAGCCTGCGCGGCCTGTTTCCGGCCCGGCGCGTCATCGTCGTGCTTTCCGCACACCGTGACAAGAACGTAGACGATCTGTGCGCGGTCATCGCGCGCTACGCCGACGAGATTATCGTCCCCGAGCGGCGCGTGCTGCGGAAAAGGCAGGCGGATCCCGGGGACGTGGCCGCAGCCTGCATGCGTGCCGGAACGCAGGCGCGGACAGCGCCGTCGGTAGCGGCGGCTCTCTCCGAATCGATGGGCAGGGCGGGACCCGACGACCTGGTCCTGGTGACGGGATGCTTCGCGCTGGCGGGAGAGGCCCTGGAAGTACTGAACGAACTGGAACCCGAAGAAACGGCAAGTCGTTGA